CACCTGACTGCGGTTCAAGAGTGATACCAGCGGCAGAGAATAGTGTGGATCGCACAATACATTCAAAACTGCAACTTTATTGGGGGTGGATGCATAGAGTAATCCACCTGGCTTGAGTACACTTGTAATCTGCTGCAGACAGGTAACAGGATTTCTGAGATGTTCAAGAACATCGACAAGCAATACAGCATCATATTCCGCACTTGCGGGAAGATCATCTACAGTTTTTATATCCAGCTCGTGGCGGGCCGCAATCTCGGCCAGCTCCGCCAATTTAGCCGGAACAATATCCAGGGCTGTGACGTGCGCTCCAGCCCTTGCCATTTGAAGGGCTATACCTCCGGAACCGCATCCGAAATCCAGTATCTGTGCCTGGGAAAGCCGGATATGCGATTCCAGTACAGACCTGATCAGCATGCCGCGCTGTCCGGCAAATGTATCGTAATTGGCCCACAACGTATGATTGATATTTTTCATAAGCTCAAATAAAAATCCAAATTTGATTCAACAGTCCGGCCGGTTTATGAGATGTCGGGTTCAGGCGGCATTGGGGCATTTTATTTCCAGGTCAGTCGCCCGAGAAACGCGACAGGCGCAGATAACAGGTGATATACGGGGAAAAAAACGTTCCAGCCCAGAAACCCCAATAAATTCAATTTACCATAGACCTGTTTTAGAAACCATGAAAGAATCAAAAAATCCATACCCAGCTTTGCCAATAAAAAGAGTCCAAAATATTCTGACCCACTAACCGGTGCAAGCCAAAGAATCACATTAAAAACATGATACAGTGCATATCCCCACCCGGCCCCGGTATGATAGTGTTTACCGGATGAAATATGTCTTTGTTTTTGCACAAGAAAAGCCCATATCCCGGATGGGCCTTGGGACGGCACTGTTGCATCCTGATTCATACAATAAGCTGTATCCCATGGACTGCTATTTTGAACAGCGTGCAGCAAAAAATCATCATCACCGGAAAGCGTATCCGGTAACGCCGCATAGCCGCCAATGTCATTCAGCGCCTGGCTTCGTACCGCCAGATTTCGTCCGGTGCAGGTCACTCCGTGATTCCAGCCAATGGTTCCAGCGCTGACCAAAGCTGCGGCTGCGCTGTCAATACACAAAACAGCGCTCCATAATCCGCGGCCGGCAAGTTGCGGAGAAAAGCCCGCCAAAAGACCGGTATGAGGAGAGAACCGCGATACCATCCGGGACACCCATCGAGGTCCGGGCGTACAATCTGCATCTGTGAACAGAATAATTTCGCCTGTTGCCTGCTGCACAGCCAGAGCAAGGGCGGCTTTTTTGCTGCTTTTCCACAGACTTGCGGTGTTTTGAAAAACACGCAACCGGGGATCTGTTCGCGAAATCGCTTCTGCATAGTTGAGCGTTTTATCCGTGGATTGATCAACGACCACAATGAACTCGATACGGTCCTGGGGATAAGATTGCGCCAAGAGTGCTTTCAGGCAGTTTCGGATCGTGTTCTGTTCATTTCTGGCAGCCACCACACAAGACACAATCGGAGTGTGGTCATTATGATGATCGGTAATCTTGAAACGCCTCGCATCAGACAGAGCAAAACAACAAAATATCCTAAAAGTACGCTGGAAAAAAAAATAAACATAACCGCCTTTTTGTTGATGATGTGAGAAAATTTAATTAAAATCTTGAGAAATTCAAAGATTATTAAGATATTAGGATGCAGCAATGCACCCAAACATCGAGGAGAAAAATGGCTCAGTCAGATCATTTCAACTGGCTTTACAAAAGGCCTGTATTACTTGGTTTCATTATTATTGCACTCGTCATTGTAACACT
This genomic window from candidate division KSB1 bacterium contains:
- a CDS encoding class I SAM-dependent methyltransferase, whose amino-acid sequence is MKNINHTLWANYDTFAGQRGMLIRSVLESHIRLSQAQILDFGCGSGGIALQMARAGAHVTALDIVPAKLAELAEIAARHELDIKTVDDLPASAEYDAVLLVDVLEHLRNPVTCLQQITSVLKPGGLLYASTPNKVAVLNVLCDPHYSLPLVSLLNRSQVKRLIVNILRWQANERSDFPQLFEYSRLHELFRQAGLYWQWVNCQVADYAFSHPESLWNRPWHLKLVKTMIQSTGTQAFMRLISDHPGFFNKWLNPTWFILAKKPGGINPYPFH
- a CDS encoding glycosyltransferase; the encoded protein is MVAARNEQNTIRNCLKALLAQSYPQDRIEFIVVVDQSTDKTLNYAEAISRTDPRLRVFQNTASLWKSSKKAALALAVQQATGEIILFTDADCTPGPRWVSRMVSRFSPHTGLLAGFSPQLAGRGLWSAVLCIDSAAAALVSAGTIGWNHGVTCTGRNLAVRSQALNDIGGYAALPDTLSGDDDFLLHAVQNSSPWDTAYCMNQDATVPSQGPSGIWAFLVQKQRHISSGKHYHTGAGWGYALYHVFNVILWLAPVSGSEYFGLFLLAKLGMDFLILSWFLKQVYGKLNLLGFLGWNVFFPVYHLLSAPVAFLGRLTWK